The genomic stretch CACAAGCGAGAtagaaattataagaattatgtttctcttttcaccgaattaagcaaacggttaataaAATCAGCGGATTAacggattaagcaaacgataatacGCATTCGATTGTAGGAAAacataaatcaatcaaattaacaaaactatatatgatgatttgaattaagcaaacaaacaacataaacagaattgatatgaatagaaaatgaattgcGAAATTGTATAAACCTCAAGTTTGGAATCCGAATTACAGCAGATTAACTCAGCagggattagttcgccatggatcaattcgtacaaccttgatttttcttgaaataGTAGATTGAATGAACAGTgtcgcggctgctaccctaaggggagagagaacgacccgttttacaatccaactgggtcaaaaatacgacccaggcccaaaactaattgacccgaaacttaactaaaactagtgctgcaacttcaacaaaTATtttggcccttctacagtccgattctgacttcgactccaacataagaattatagctctttctcttagctttccggcgattattagaacgcctcaatcggactcctggaactccagatatgatcgtttccgtgcagactgttaacgctgaaaaattaatacgaaaaacaaataagtgcaaaaataaaataaaatataaaaacatattaaaacataaaaataaataaaacaaaccgaagaaatgcttgagtacaaacatggaagaacgtgcattaaaatgcactgatcagtttacatggtattccttcgagtatcgtgtcggatagagatccaaggtttacatcgagattctgggaaggtttgcagaaggagttgggtactaagttgagattgagttctgcttatcatttgcagactgatggtcagacggagagaacgattcaatcattggaagatttgttgcgtccttgtgtgttggaaaaaggtggtgcgtgggatagttatttactgttgatcgaatttacctacaataatagttatcATTCCAACATTGGTATGGCtctgtttgaagctttgtatggtagaagataTAGGACACCATTAGGTTGGTATGAATCCGGTGAGAGTGCGGTAATTGGACCCGAGATTGTTCAAGTGAAGatagaaaatattaaaatgattcaagagaagatgaaagcttttcagattcgtcagaagagctatcacgataagaggcggagaacactggaatttcaagaaggatatcatgtgtttttgagagtgactcctacgacgggtgttggtcgagcactgaagtcaaagaagttgacatcgtgttttattggtccgtttcagattacggaaagagtaaGAGAAGTggcctatcgtattgctttaccaccgacgcttgcaaatttgcatgatgtatttcatgtgtctcagttgaggaaatacattgcagatctgtctcatgtgatccaagtggatgatgtgcaagtgaagGATAATTTGACAATTGAGGCATTTCCTATGAGAATCAAAGGCCGGAAGTTAAAGCAGTTGTGTGGTAAAGAAATagcattggtcagagtagcttggggaggaagAGCAGATgggaatgttacatgggagttggagagtcagatgaatgaCTTTTATCCTGAGCTgttcacttgaggtatgttttcgaggacgaaaactcttttagtggggaagagttgtaacactacataattttataaattaatttaattggaatttaaattaatttggaattaattaattaaattgaattattgAAAAATGGTGACAGAATGTTAATGGGTCAAGCGTCGTGTCTAAAGGGGTGTTATACGTTACGCCTTTTACTAAATTTAttctctatttttcataaaacaaggaattTTGGGAAATAGAGTAAAAAGAGCTAAAGTGGAAAAAAGCTGAATACGTGAAAGAAcaaagaaaggagaagaagaggaagagagattTCAAGACATTGAATCAAGGTAAGGGGACTTTTCCtgttagtatctcttatgtgatcatAGGTGATAGATTGATTGATATATGGATTGATTCAATTAgatatattgggattgttaggtttagGAATGTCATAGTTTAtggtaattgatgaaattgcatgaactATTGATTGAAGACCTGTTTTTGTggatgtttgatgatgtgtgatgAAGTATTTGATGATTATATACCTTAAATTGATGTTTAGAAGtgattttggatgaaggatgtGTGAAATCGCATGTCTGTCACAGAGGTGAGAATCTGCAGAATCGcgcgtccgctaagcggcccttggctcgctaagcggatgttgttcgtttttcaaaaaaataaaaggacTCACTAAGCGGACCtagcccgctaagcggaggtcccaacgtggtTCGCTTCTGCCATACGCTGCTTGAAGCAGGGTTATTGAATTTCAGATGCAGAAGCGCGCTTAGTGTTTACATCATATAGACGTTTATATTAACTGACTTCTTAGTCGTTAAATCTTAAATTTGTCACATGGATACACTCATCAGATCCTTcctttttcttaaaatcaacatcCATTTTTAAAGATAACATGTGAGCTAATGTATTAACAACTTAATAATTATGCATGTCATacaattgttttttatttcaaaCTTTTCCAATAACACATGTATTAAATAGTTATATAAAGAACGttacaattataattcaatttgtacatataataatttagaatacaattCAATCAACATAGTCCTAAGAGAATAGTGTTGTTTTAATAGTTAAAGTTATTTTAATtctaagtaaaaaataaaaagttttaacAAAAAGCCCACGACCAAAATCCGTCCCACCCCATTTTTTTAAGCGGGTTAGGCGAGGCGGACCAACATAAGGTATCGAGTCGAAAACCTCAGCCCAGTCCCCCCAAAATGGCAGGTCAAACGGGTCGATCCGACGGACCtgacccattttgccacccctaatactgatgcatctccaaattaaatTTTGACATAATTAGGGTGTCTCTTCAATTTGGTTTGAGGAATGTCTAAAATAAGTGTGTGAATGTCTAAGTTTAGGAAAAATATAATACTTCTAAGTGTATTGTTGTGTGTGAATTTGTATGTCTAGGAAGAACATAATACTTTTATATGTTTGGTTCCACTTCTATAAACTCATAATTAATTCTAGAGAATATAATTGATTCTCATTGATTTTGAAGTGGTTGGTTTTTTAAAAGTATAATTGATTCTGCGTTTATAATTGATTTCGATTCTaattgattttgaggtgtttgattttttaaaagtAGAATTAATTCTGTCTCTATAAATGATTCTACTTTAAAGTTATAATTTGTAGCTTCTACCTTTAAAATTGattctaaattatttttatattgaaatttttttattaatttatttttacatatatttattaaaattaattgctAACCAAAAATAATTTTCATATTAGGAAATTGTGGACCaatatgatttttcttttattacatATGCATGGctaacaattaaattaatataagatgtacaattattttttctttttaaaagaacACATAGAAAGAAACCGCGTCAACATTAGTGTTCTTTTGTTCCACCTCAGACAAGAGTGCAGGTGTGAAGAAGAGTAAGAAATTAAAAATACACATTTCCCCATAATAGAAAACCCTTCATCATTCCTATCTTATGAATGTGTCAGCTAAGAAACCCTCAAGAACCTTCCTCACTCTTTCTTCCACATTTCATTCTCTTACTTAAACCTCTCTTTCTCTCCCTCCATAATTATTCTTCattttcctttcttctttttcCTCACACCTCTCTTTTACTCACTCACCCTCTCCCTCTCTCTTTCACAAATGGATAAAAACGATGATCCCACCATACCCAACTTCAACAATGAAAGTCCCAACATTCCCAACAACTTCGATTCAAAAAGCTACAACCTCAGTGGCAAAATCATGCTCTGCGCCATAGTTCTTCTCTTCTTCGTCATCGTTCTAATGCTATGTCTCCATCTCTACGCTCGCTGGTACCTTGTCCAGTCTCGCCGCCGCCGCAACCGTCTCCGTCGCCGCAGTCAGCTAGTTTTCTTCACCGACAATCCAACAACGACCATCTCCGTCACCACATCCCGCGGCCTCGACGGCTCTGTCATCGCGAAACTACCCTTATTCTTATACGATCCGGAGACTCACCCTCACCCGGAAAACGCCATGGAATGTGCGGTTTGTTTGTCGGAGTTTGAACCCGGTGAAACGGGTCGGGTTTTACCGAAATGTAACCATAGTTTTCACACGGAATGTATTGACATGTGGTTTCATTCTCACTCCACGTGTCCACTTTGTCGCGCACCGGTTGAGACAACATTCGAACCGCAACCCGAGGTTGTTATAACGGTTAGTGAAGCAGAATCCGGTTCGGGTTCTGGTTCGAGTCACGGTTCGGTTTTGGAAGACGAGAATTTGAACCGGACCGGGAAAGAGATTTGTTCGAGTTCGGTTGGGTTAAGAAGAAAACCGTCTTTTACGGGAGTGACTATTGAGGTGCCTACGAGGAATGAAGAGTCGTGTGACTCGCCGTCGTCGTTTCGGTCGCCGATGAGTCGC from Vicia villosa cultivar HV-30 ecotype Madison, WI linkage group LG4, Vvil1.0, whole genome shotgun sequence encodes the following:
- the LOC131599670 gene encoding RING-H2 finger protein ATL2-like, with translation MDKNDDPTIPNFNNESPNIPNNFDSKSYNLSGKIMLCAIVLLFFVIVLMLCLHLYARWYLVQSRRRRNRLRRRSQLVFFTDNPTTTISVTTSRGLDGSVIAKLPLFLYDPETHPHPENAMECAVCLSEFEPGETGRVLPKCNHSFHTECIDMWFHSHSTCPLCRAPVETTFEPQPEVVITVSEAESGSGSGSSHGSVLEDENLNRTGKEICSSSVGLRRKPSFTGVTIEVPTRNEESCDSPSSFRSPMSRMLSFKRMLSREWKGSVVSPSSCGGGGGCSSVGEVNSKVEHGGQGETQ